Proteins found in one Sporosarcina sp. FSL K6-3457 genomic segment:
- a CDS encoding leucine-rich repeat domain-containing protein — MYAKWISDYTWSDNGDDTVTIMGYSDTAPKVVIIPDKLGGMAVTAIGAEVFWYRGLTSVTIPDGVLTIGHMAFYGNELTRVEIPASVMSIGDSAFAANELMEMKMEVSSGLISIGDSAFCNNKLTSVKIPSSVVSIGKAAFCNNRLIEVAIGASSNLTSIGISAFSFNELTAIKIPLSVISIGYAAFYGNKLKELEIPANVATIGDFAFCENGITRVIFGSTPSIGEESFSNRTKGSLRYLARL, encoded by the coding sequence TTGTATGCGAAGTGGATAAGTGATTATACCTGGTCTGACAATGGGGATGATACTGTCACCATTATGGGCTATTCGGATACTGCACCAAAGGTTGTGATCATTCCGGATAAGTTAGGTGGAATGGCTGTGACGGCGATTGGTGCAGAAGTGTTTTGGTATAGAGGGTTAACGAGTGTCACCATTCCTGATGGTGTGCTAACGATTGGGCATATGGCTTTTTACGGTAATGAATTAACGAGAGTGGAAATCCCAGCAAGCGTAATGTCCATTGGCGATTCAGCATTTGCAGCTAATGAATTAATGGAAATGAAGATGGAAGTATCATCAGGTTTGATTTCGATTGGTGATTCAGCATTTTGTAATAATAAGTTAACGAGTGTGAAAATCCCATCCAGCGTGGTATCAATTGGAAAAGCCGCATTTTGCAATAACAGGCTAATAGAAGTAGCAATCGGAGCATCATCGAATTTGACTTCAATTGGAATCTCGGCATTTTCATTTAATGAGCTAACAGCAATAAAAATTCCATTAAGTGTGATTTCGATTGGATATGCTGCATTTTATGGAAATAAGCTTAAGGAGTTAGAAATACCTGCAAATGTGGCAACGATAGGTGATTTTGCATTTTGTGAAAACGGCATAACAAGAGTGATATTCGGGAGTACACCATCTATTGGGGAGGAGTCTTTCTCCAACCGGACGAAAGGCTCTCTTCGCTACCTTGCCAGATTGTAG
- a CDS encoding Gfo/Idh/MocA family protein, translated as MKIGIIGIGDIAKKAYLPVLSQTKGIELHVCTRNKDTLKDIAETYSIQHLYQDFDQWLASGIAAAFVHSSTESHESIIDKLLDNGIHVYVDKPITYNLESSTRLLRKAESKGLLLTVGFNRRYAHPYMKLKELADPNMIVMQKNRGHHAGEARQFVFDDFIHVIDTLLYLFPYPIDNIRIRGKQENGLLHHVVLQLEAAQGTAIGIMNREAGTSEEKVEVMNAHETRKVMNVNEVISHIDKNSLTYGSDDWQPTLEKRGFHGVITTFLKAAKSGQFSTESYQRDLEAHLIAEKVVQTLCDK; from the coding sequence GTGAAGATCGGGATAATTGGCATTGGCGATATTGCAAAGAAGGCGTACTTGCCGGTTTTATCGCAAACAAAGGGGATTGAGCTTCATGTTTGCACTAGAAATAAAGATACATTGAAGGACATTGCTGAAACGTATTCGATTCAGCATCTCTACCAGGATTTCGACCAATGGCTGGCAAGCGGCATCGCGGCAGCATTCGTTCATTCTTCAACAGAATCCCATGAAAGCATCATTGATAAGCTACTCGATAACGGCATTCATGTCTATGTGGATAAACCCATCACCTATAACTTGGAATCATCGACACGTTTACTAAGGAAAGCCGAAAGTAAGGGCCTACTCTTAACGGTTGGCTTCAACCGAAGATATGCGCATCCTTATATGAAATTAAAGGAACTGGCTGACCCGAATATGATTGTCATGCAGAAAAACCGCGGGCATCATGCTGGTGAGGCGCGACAGTTTGTTTTTGACGATTTTATTCATGTGATTGACACGCTACTCTACCTATTTCCTTATCCAATCGACAATATTCGTATACGTGGGAAGCAGGAAAATGGCTTGCTCCATCATGTCGTTCTACAGCTGGAGGCCGCACAAGGCACAGCAATTGGCATTATGAATCGTGAAGCAGGTACATCTGAGGAAAAAGTAGAAGTTATGAACGCCCATGAAACGCGGAAAGTCATGAATGTCAATGAAGTGATTTCTCATATCGATAAAAATAGTCTCACTTATGGAAGCGATGATTGGCAGCCTACACTTGAAAAACGTGGATTTCATGGCGTCATTACTACTTTCTTAAAAGCTGCGAAAAGCGGACAATTTTCTACTGAATCCTATCAGCGGGATTTGGAAGCGCATTTAATTGCAGAGAAAGTAGTACAAACACTTTGCGATAAATGA
- a CDS encoding globin-coupled sensor protein gives MIFQKKMNNPVSTLQPIQASDLQVKSSNPKIPELLKLTQLTKKDIESLKKIDGIMEEHALTIADRHYDMIMNIPEIKNIFVQYSTKERYTTAIRKYYQQLTKPTLDEDYINYRKLIGQIHSKIQLNDEWYIGSYIRVYEYLLPFIIQKFYKSPQELSEILVALNRIITFDSLIVLGAYQEANDYSMVEKINKVMEYVIGVDKVQDLMDDVDLTTSEAENVSASAQELSASVREVADHAVNVSENTEQMVDEAKMGQEVIEHSLNGFLAMGKDFVETKNKIDALVGEVHDISQVIDFIKNVADQTNLLALNASIEAARAGESGKGFAVVANEVRNLAEQTKESVDKISTAIMKMQQESVQVGSIVEEMSNQLNGRISQTQEAITTLDQIITRVNEVGDATGTIAAIAEEQSVATQDITDRIGIVYEHTEKIKEQSNVTGESIFQVSIEVNQLRQETIDEIPALTLSQLERIAQTEKLVSKWWDYNAGMGYHR, from the coding sequence ATGATATTTCAGAAAAAGATGAATAATCCTGTCTCTACTTTACAACCAATCCAAGCAAGTGACTTACAAGTGAAGAGTTCTAATCCAAAAATTCCAGAGCTACTTAAACTAACGCAGCTAACAAAAAAGGATATTGAAAGCTTGAAGAAAATAGATGGCATTATGGAGGAGCACGCCTTAACGATTGCAGATCGGCATTATGACATGATTATGAATATCCCGGAAATCAAAAATATTTTTGTTCAATATTCAACGAAAGAACGCTATACCACAGCGATTCGCAAGTATTATCAGCAACTAACGAAGCCGACTCTTGATGAGGATTATATCAATTATCGAAAACTGATTGGCCAAATTCATAGTAAAATACAGCTCAATGATGAATGGTATATCGGTTCTTATATTCGGGTGTATGAATATTTACTGCCTTTTATTATACAGAAATTTTACAAATCGCCGCAGGAGTTATCAGAAATTCTCGTAGCTCTAAATCGTATTATTACATTTGATAGTTTAATTGTTTTGGGTGCATATCAAGAGGCGAATGATTATAGCATGGTCGAAAAAATCAACAAAGTAATGGAGTATGTGATTGGGGTAGATAAAGTACAGGACCTGATGGATGATGTCGATTTAACGACTAGTGAGGCCGAAAATGTCAGCGCGTCTGCACAGGAATTAAGTGCATCTGTCAGAGAGGTTGCTGATCATGCGGTTAATGTGTCCGAAAATACGGAGCAAATGGTTGATGAGGCGAAGATGGGACAGGAGGTCATTGAACATTCACTAAATGGTTTTTTGGCAATGGGCAAGGATTTTGTGGAAACGAAAAATAAAATAGATGCACTAGTAGGAGAGGTCCATGATATTTCCCAAGTCATTGATTTCATTAAAAATGTAGCCGATCAAACCAATTTATTGGCACTAAATGCTTCCATAGAAGCTGCACGGGCTGGTGAGAGTGGAAAAGGCTTTGCAGTCGTAGCTAATGAAGTGAGGAATTTGGCGGAGCAAACAAAAGAATCCGTTGATAAGATTTCAACTGCTATTATGAAAATGCAACAGGAATCTGTCCAGGTAGGCTCTATTGTCGAGGAAATGTCTAATCAATTGAACGGTAGAATATCACAAACACAAGAGGCTATTACTACGTTAGATCAAATTATTACAAGGGTCAATGAGGTCGGAGATGCAACAGGGACAATTGCCGCCATTGCTGAGGAACAATCTGTTGCAACGCAAGATATCACGGATCGCATTGGCATTGTGTATGAGCATACAGAGAAAATAAAAGAACAATCTAATGTAACAGGAGAATCCATCTTTCAAGTGAGTATAGAGGTCAATCAGCTACGACAAGAAACGATAGACGAAATTCCGGCATTAACACTATCCCAGCTAGAAAGAATTGCACAAACCGAAAAATTGGTGTCAAAATGGTGGGACTATAACGCAGGAATGGGCTATCATCGGTAG
- a CDS encoding MarR family winged helix-turn-helix transcriptional regulator, producing the protein MQNHTIGSLIWLRLMRFTNQSNQLSNDFLKRFDLTTAQFDVLVQIQTYQPITQSELADKVIVTQGGISRMLARLEKEGYIVRKQDWKTKMISLTNKAENILDEAMPAQLAFQTSFFEEVLTKEEEKTLYTLMTRIHKNSQKKELPPE; encoded by the coding sequence ATGCAGAATCATACGATTGGCTCGCTCATTTGGTTACGCTTAATGCGTTTTACGAACCAAAGTAACCAACTGTCAAACGACTTTTTAAAGCGGTTTGATTTAACAACTGCCCAATTCGACGTACTTGTACAAATTCAAACATACCAGCCCATTACACAAAGTGAATTAGCTGACAAAGTGATCGTGACGCAAGGTGGCATTTCCCGCATGCTTGCTCGTCTTGAAAAAGAAGGCTATATTGTCCGTAAGCAGGATTGGAAAACAAAAATGATTAGTCTCACTAACAAGGCTGAGAATATTTTAGATGAGGCTATGCCAGCTCAACTAGCATTTCAAACATCATTTTTTGAAGAGGTATTAACGAAAGAAGAAGAGAAAACGCTATACACACTCATGACACGCATTCACAAAAATAGTCAGAAAAAAGAATTGCCGCCAGAGTGA
- a CDS encoding ring-cleaving dioxygenase, translating to MYKIPGHHHISMITKNAGTNNYFYREILGLRRVKKTVNQDSPSMYHLFYGDLTGSPGTELSFFEMTNAGRTVRGTNAITQIGLLVPSLESLTYWKQRFEQLDVMHGEITTYAGRAALPFEDSEGLRLILLNNNGEGIPEFWSAWEGSSVEQAHRILGMGPIEITVRHFERTAKTLRDLFGYAEVAYSEEEAIYQSVEGQAFGEIVLKQLEGPSEKPGRGSIHHLAMRVRDEEELRYWDGVVKERGFDSTGVIDRFYFQSLYFRDANGILFEIATDGPGFTKDSTIEALGTKLDLPPFLEGRRAEIEAKLQPID from the coding sequence ATGTACAAAATACCAGGACATCACCACATTTCAATGATTACAAAAAATGCTGGGACGAATAACTACTTTTATAGAGAGATATTAGGCTTGCGCCGTGTGAAAAAAACGGTTAACCAGGATAGTCCGTCGATGTATCACTTGTTTTATGGAGATTTAACCGGAAGCCCGGGAACAGAGTTATCTTTTTTTGAAATGACAAATGCGGGAAGAACGGTTCGTGGTACAAATGCCATTACCCAAATCGGCTTACTTGTGCCATCACTCGAAAGTTTAACGTATTGGAAACAGCGCTTTGAGCAATTAGATGTGATGCATGGAGAGATTACAACGTATGCAGGTCGGGCGGCATTACCATTTGAGGATTCAGAGGGCTTACGCCTAATTTTATTGAATAATAACGGTGAGGGTATTCCGGAATTTTGGTCAGCTTGGGAAGGTTCGAGTGTTGAGCAAGCACATCGCATTTTAGGGATGGGGCCGATAGAAATTACTGTGCGTCATTTTGAACGAACAGCTAAAACATTACGAGACCTCTTTGGCTATGCAGAAGTGGCCTATTCTGAAGAAGAAGCTATCTATCAATCTGTTGAGGGGCAAGCATTTGGTGAAATCGTTTTGAAGCAGTTAGAGGGACCGAGTGAAAAGCCGGGACGAGGCAGCATTCATCACTTAGCAATGCGTGTGAGAGATGAGGAAGAATTGCGTTATTGGGACGGCGTAGTGAAAGAGCGAGGCTTTGATTCAACAGGGGTGATTGACCGCTTTTATTTCCAAAGCTTGTACTTCCGCGATGCGAATGGCATTCTCTTTGAAATCGCGACAGATGGACCTGGTTTTACAAAGGATTCCACTATTGAAGCGTTAGGGACAAAATTAGATTTACCGCCGTTTTTAGAAGGTAGACGTGCAGAGATTGAAGCGAAATTACAGCCGATTGACTAA
- a CDS encoding cadherin-like beta sandwich domain-containing protein translates to MKKITLLVLPALLVIGFWISVFSSPVQAFTSGSGVSGDPYVVLTADDLNRVRNNLDAHYIQGADIDLSDYSLDSGWEPIGTSSTPFEGTFDGNHYRITGLVINSTASANIGLFGYTSQSTIQNVGLEKIDIKSSASTVSDVGGLVGRGSGTFINNYTSGNLEITVPSHNSNNSKRVGGLIGLLYDDGSQISNSYSTVHVTTNVQDVGGLVGFLDHNTLIEKSYATGNVRGYWQVGGLTGAGYNISGIRNSYATGDVQVNSQYGGGLFGIVQKPVHNNFAVGKVSGGTNMGAFAGTSYGSVSSYWNKTANSSLPAAAIGTDSSVGLTESEMKQQASFVGFDFVETWGINEGHSYPYLRVFAPVVRVDDLSPTPYQQGSILTVTGEMRDGSIGQEVTVHYEILDDAHQLIASGSQKFAAATGGYEPYSFSVMLDETKFPGGNYTVNVMAEDSAGKVSYERFVAFDVLSSNADLSELTVSPGTLSPSFSPTEDTFILNVGNDIASLTVIATADDPLAKVEISGMASALISTLAQDVNLTVGSNVIPVVVTAADGVTTKTYTITVTRAGSNDATLKSLTVSEGVLSPAFTLNEDDYTVSVDNTVSSLDVTAIPTDSNATVTVNGSATTSDTITLTVGQSTTIPIVVTAEDGGEKTYTVTIQAATIPVTKHTLFFVSDGVEVSREEVVSGETATVPTAPKKAGHRFDGWYKEPDFKTPWDFGTSIVADTTLYAKWVVIYNPPPTPTPNIQADMKVDQPLSEEQLDGSKITITVSDTNFVTSLLPEYFGLQNAPKGLTVSEVKRLSPWKAEITFAFDGTKLEEDLDFGLMIHRDALTSDNNLVVSNKLLITKNPNPDPTPELEPGTGKPYKIIKTEGTFETAKVWTVKLSNAVDASIVQDALYIVDAEGDQVPVTFTSNGNTIFIYPPAGGYAQGVYTLYVTSQLKDISGQALQEPIKMIFTVKAVDEPEIDETYKVIVKEGTFPSDKTWTVKFSAEIDESTVGGALLLYDEKGNSMPVIFTSEGTDIIIQAPVNGYAPGTYKLYIMGKLKDISGKELKEPIKMIFTVQ, encoded by the coding sequence ATGAAAAAGATCACGTTACTCGTTTTACCGGCACTTCTTGTTATAGGATTTTGGATAAGTGTATTTTCTTCACCGGTACAAGCATTTACTAGTGGTTCTGGAGTGTCTGGAGATCCGTATGTTGTATTGACGGCTGATGATTTGAATCGTGTACGAAATAACCTTGATGCACATTATATCCAAGGAGCGGATATTGATTTATCTGACTATTCGTTGGATTCAGGATGGGAACCGATTGGGACATCTAGCACGCCATTTGAAGGGACATTTGATGGCAATCATTATCGGATTACGGGTCTAGTTATTAACAGTACAGCATCAGCCAATATAGGCTTATTTGGCTATACAAGTCAATCGACTATTCAAAACGTAGGCTTGGAGAAAATTGATATTAAAAGTAGTGCCAGTACTGTCAGCGATGTCGGTGGTCTTGTGGGCAGAGGGAGTGGAACATTTATCAATAACTATACCTCGGGTAACCTTGAAATAACGGTACCTTCTCATAACTCTAATAACTCTAAAAGAGTCGGAGGCTTAATCGGCTTACTCTATGATGATGGCTCACAAATTAGCAACAGTTATTCAACTGTTCATGTAACAACGAACGTTCAGGATGTCGGAGGTTTGGTTGGGTTTCTAGATCATAACACTTTAATTGAAAAAAGCTATGCAACTGGCAATGTAAGGGGTTATTGGCAAGTTGGTGGTTTAACAGGGGCCGGCTATAACATCAGCGGAATCCGTAATAGTTATGCGACTGGTGATGTACAGGTTAATAGTCAGTATGGAGGCGGCTTGTTCGGGATAGTGCAAAAGCCTGTTCACAATAATTTTGCCGTAGGTAAGGTAAGCGGCGGAACAAATATGGGTGCATTTGCTGGTACTTCTTACGGTTCTGTTAGTTCTTACTGGAACAAAACTGCTAATTCATCTTTACCTGCTGCGGCAATAGGAACGGATTCATCTGTAGGTTTGACGGAGAGTGAGATGAAACAGCAAGCCTCCTTTGTTGGCTTTGATTTTGTGGAAACATGGGGGATTAATGAGGGGCATTCATATCCTTATCTACGTGTTTTTGCGCCTGTTGTGCGAGTAGATGATTTGTCGCCAACGCCATATCAACAAGGTAGTATATTAACGGTTACTGGAGAAATGAGAGATGGAAGTATTGGACAAGAGGTAACCGTTCATTATGAAATTTTGGATGACGCACATCAGCTGATTGCTAGTGGTTCTCAAAAATTTGCTGCCGCGACAGGGGGGTATGAGCCATACAGCTTTTCTGTGATGCTGGATGAGACGAAATTTCCTGGAGGAAACTATACGGTTAATGTGATGGCAGAAGATTCGGCGGGGAAAGTGTCCTATGAAAGGTTTGTAGCTTTCGACGTACTGTCTAGTAATGCTGATTTAAGTGAGTTAACTGTTAGCCCAGGAACGTTGAGTCCGTCTTTCTCACCAACGGAGGATACATTTATTTTGAATGTAGGCAATGATATTGCATCTCTCACAGTGATTGCTACAGCTGATGATCCTCTTGCGAAGGTGGAAATATCAGGAATGGCCTCGGCATTAATAAGTACATTGGCACAGGATGTAAACTTAACTGTTGGAAGTAATGTTATTCCTGTCGTGGTGACAGCAGCAGATGGGGTCACCACAAAGACCTATACGATTACCGTGACACGTGCAGGTTCCAACGACGCCACGTTAAAAAGTTTAACAGTAAGTGAAGGTGTGCTGAGTCCAGCATTTACCCTTAACGAAGATGATTATACCGTGAGTGTGGATAACACCGTTTCCTCTCTCGATGTAACGGCGATTCCGACGGATTCTAATGCAACTGTTACAGTTAACGGAAGTGCAACAACATCGGATACCATTACGCTTACGGTAGGACAATCTACTACAATCCCAATTGTAGTGACAGCAGAGGACGGGGGGGAGAAAACATACACGGTGACGATTCAAGCTGCAACGATACCTGTAACGAAACATACACTGTTTTTCGTGTCCGATGGCGTAGAAGTGAGTCGTGAAGAAGTTGTGTCCGGTGAAACAGCGACGGTGCCGACAGCCCCAAAAAAAGCGGGTCATAGGTTTGATGGTTGGTATAAGGAACCCGACTTTAAGACGCCGTGGGATTTTGGGACAAGTATTGTGGCAGACACAACTTTATATGCAAAATGGGTAGTCATATATAACCCGCCACCAACGCCTACACCCAATATCCAAGCGGATATGAAAGTGGATCAACCGTTGAGCGAAGAACAACTAGATGGTAGTAAAATTACCATCACTGTTTCAGACACGAACTTTGTAACTTCCTTACTACCCGAGTATTTTGGATTGCAAAATGCTCCGAAAGGATTAACCGTGAGTGAAGTAAAACGCCTGAGTCCATGGAAAGCTGAAATCACTTTCGCCTTTGACGGTACAAAATTAGAAGAGGATCTTGACTTTGGGCTGATGATTCATAGGGATGCGCTGACAAGTGATAATAATTTAGTAGTCAGCAATAAGCTACTAATTACTAAAAATCCGAATCCTGACCCAACACCAGAACTTGAACCAGGAACGGGTAAACCTTATAAAATCATTAAGACAGAAGGTACATTTGAGACGGCAAAAGTATGGACGGTCAAGTTGTCAAATGCAGTGGATGCCTCAATTGTACAAGATGCTTTGTATATTGTTGACGCAGAAGGCGATCAGGTACCCGTCACTTTCACAAGCAATGGCAATACTATATTCATCTACCCACCTGCAGGAGGCTATGCACAAGGGGTATACACGCTTTATGTCACAAGTCAGTTGAAAGATATAAGCGGACAAGCATTGCAAGAACCCATTAAAATGATTTTCACTGTCAAAGCAGTAGATGAACCTGAAATCGATGAAACGTATAAAGTGATCGTCAAGGAAGGTACATTCCCAAGTGATAAAACATGGACTGTCAAGTTTTCGGCGGAAATTGATGAATCGACGGTAGGAGGCGCACTACTCCTATATGATGAAAAAGGGAACAGTATGCCGGTCATTTTCACGAGCGAAGGTACAGACATTATTATCCAAGCCCCTGTGAATGGCTACGCCCCTGGAACTTACAAGCTTTATATCATGGGGAAATTGAAAGATATAAGCGGAAAAGAATTGAAAGAACCGATTAAAATGATTTTCACTGTCCAATAA
- a CDS encoding LLM class flavin-dependent oxidoreductase, which yields MEKYRIDTTKGMEFGLYSIGDHLLNPFTGSKISAEQRIQELIEASKLADEAGLDVFAVGESHQTHFTTQAHTVILSAIAQATTNIKIASSATVLSVNDPVRVYEDFATLDLISKGRAEIVAGRGSRIGAYSLLGYDVHDYEELFEEKLELLMKINDEESVTWQGQFRAPLNNAQILPQPQNDHLPIWRAVGGPPASAIKAGYAGIPMMLTTLGGPAANFKVAVDAYREAAQRSGFDPAALPIATTSLFYTAENSQDALREYYPHIDTGMMALRGGGYPKQQFAQSTDTRDALMVGSPQQIIEKMLYQYELYGQQRFMAQIDFGGVPFDKIMKNIELIATEIMPAIKKYTIGK from the coding sequence ATGGAAAAATACCGTATTGATACAACTAAAGGAATGGAATTTGGTTTATATTCGATTGGAGATCACTTACTAAACCCTTTTACAGGCAGTAAGATTAGTGCTGAGCAACGTATTCAGGAATTAATAGAGGCAAGTAAACTGGCTGACGAAGCAGGATTGGATGTTTTTGCGGTAGGTGAAAGTCATCAAACGCATTTTACAACACAAGCACATACGGTTATTCTAAGTGCGATTGCGCAGGCGACAACAAATATTAAAATCGCCAGTTCTGCTACTGTGTTAAGCGTAAATGATCCTGTGCGTGTCTATGAAGATTTTGCAACGCTGGATTTAATTTCGAAAGGTCGGGCTGAAATTGTAGCAGGGCGTGGTTCGCGGATCGGGGCTTATAGCTTGCTGGGGTATGATGTCCACGATTATGAAGAGTTATTTGAAGAGAAATTAGAGCTGCTGATGAAAATTAATGATGAGGAATCGGTGACGTGGCAAGGGCAGTTTCGTGCTCCTTTGAATAATGCGCAGATTTTACCACAGCCACAAAACGACCATCTACCGATTTGGCGTGCGGTCGGCGGACCACCTGCTAGTGCCATTAAGGCAGGATATGCTGGAATTCCGATGATGCTGACAACACTTGGTGGTCCGGCGGCTAACTTTAAGGTGGCGGTGGATGCTTATCGTGAGGCGGCGCAGCGTAGTGGTTTTGATCCGGCGGCTTTACCAATTGCGACGACAAGTCTATTTTACACCGCAGAAAATTCCCAGGATGCACTGCGTGAATATTACCCGCATATTGATACAGGGATGATGGCGTTACGAGGTGGAGGTTATCCGAAGCAGCAATTCGCACAATCGACAGATACGCGTGATGCGTTAATGGTCGGTAGCCCGCAGCAAATTATTGAGAAAATGCTTTATCAGTATGAGCTCTACGGTCAACAACGTTTTATGGCGCAAATTGACTTTGGCGGAGTACCGTTTGATAAAATCATGAAAAATATTGAGCTAATTGCAACAGAAATAATGCCAGCTATTAAGAAATATACAATTGGAAAATAA
- a CDS encoding metallophosphoesterase → MSFTTILLILFVLLIYSLSCFYIGYNGWVWLKTTRFVAYKKTYIMIIVLLSLSFFIGRFWSWLPIQFIGGFWLVLFGYSLLVLPLINLAVYLLKKKWIFQIGLAVITFFAVVLIYGSYNAWSPIVTTYEIAIEKQTTEQELKLAVVSDLHLGGIVGEKHLKRLVAEVDALQPDMILIPGDIIDDYIAPYITKKMGHTLGKLHAPLGIYAVPGNHDYYGNDVDQLVIEMEKIGIQVLADETTLVANDFYIVGRKDLAANGRITTHTLVADLDRSKPLIMMDHQPVELDEAKDNGVDLLLSGHTHRGQLFPANLITRLIFENHYGYLQKGRLHSIVTSGFGTWGPPLRIGSRAEIVEINLTFQE, encoded by the coding sequence ATGTCATTTACAACAATTCTACTAATTTTATTTGTCTTATTGATCTATTCACTTTCATGCTTTTATATAGGCTACAACGGCTGGGTATGGTTGAAAACAACGCGATTTGTGGCCTACAAAAAAACCTATATCATGATTATAGTCTTGCTGAGTCTATCCTTTTTCATCGGACGATTTTGGTCATGGTTACCTATCCAATTCATTGGTGGATTTTGGCTCGTGCTGTTTGGTTATAGTTTACTAGTATTGCCTTTAATCAATCTTGCTGTCTACCTATTAAAAAAGAAATGGATTTTCCAAATCGGACTGGCAGTCATTACTTTTTTCGCTGTCGTGCTTATATATGGTTCGTACAACGCCTGGAGCCCTATCGTCACAACGTATGAGATAGCTATTGAAAAGCAAACAACAGAACAAGAGTTAAAACTTGCCGTCGTTTCCGATCTTCATCTCGGAGGAATTGTTGGTGAAAAGCATCTGAAACGTTTAGTTGCCGAGGTTGATGCACTACAGCCAGATATGATTTTAATTCCTGGTGATATTATTGATGATTATATTGCTCCGTACATAACTAAAAAAATGGGACATACATTAGGGAAACTTCATGCACCTCTAGGCATTTACGCGGTACCCGGTAATCATGATTACTATGGGAATGATGTCGATCAATTAGTTATCGAGATGGAGAAAATCGGCATTCAGGTGCTGGCAGACGAAACCACTCTCGTTGCCAATGATTTTTACATAGTCGGTCGAAAAGACCTTGCCGCAAACGGGAGAATAACGACGCATACATTAGTTGCCGATTTAGACCGAAGTAAACCACTTATTATGATGGACCATCAACCCGTGGAGCTTGATGAAGCAAAAGATAATGGTGTCGATTTACTACTATCGGGACATACGCATCGGGGTCAGCTATTCCCCGCTAATTTAATTACACGACTTATCTTTGAAAATCATTATGGTTATTTACAGAAGGGGCGGCTTCATTCCATCGTAACTTCCGGTTTTGGCACATGGGGACCGCCCCTTAGAATTGGCAGCCGCGCTGAAATTGTGGAAATTAATCTTACATTTCAGGAATGA
- a CDS encoding NADPH-dependent FMN reductase produces MKIVLLSGSKVGSKTRTAMNYTLEIAQKKYPDAGITLVDLADFDVVFSDGRNYFDYEGDTKYVTETLMAADAIIIGTPTFQASIPATLKNVFDLLPVNAFRDKVVSVLATAGSAKHYLMVEQQLKPILAYMKAHIVQTYVFIEEKDFNRKEIVNDDVHFRMERLVEDTVMLVEAYVGIREKKDAEYGF; encoded by the coding sequence ATGAAAATTGTATTATTATCAGGTTCTAAAGTAGGGTCTAAAACAAGAACAGCGATGAATTACACGCTCGAAATAGCGCAAAAAAAGTACCCTGATGCAGGGATTACTTTAGTGGATCTAGCCGACTTTGATGTGGTCTTTAGTGATGGACGCAATTATTTCGACTACGAGGGTGACACGAAATATGTGACGGAAACGTTGATGGCAGCCGACGCGATTATCATTGGTACACCGACGTTCCAAGCCTCTATTCCGGCTACGCTCAAAAATGTTTTTGATTTATTGCCAGTCAATGCATTCCGCGACAAAGTGGTAAGTGTGCTTGCCACGGCAGGTAGCGCAAAGCATTATTTGATGGTGGAGCAGCAGTTAAAGCCAATTTTAGCGTATATGAAGGCGCATATTGTACAGACGTATGTCTTTATAGAAGAAAAAGATTTCAACCGCAAGGAAATCGTTAACGATGATGTCCACTTCCGCATGGAGCGTTTAGTAGAGGATACTGTAATGCTTGTCGAGGCTTATGTGGGGATTCGGGAGAAGAAAGATGCGGAATATGGGTTTTGA